From Heterodontus francisci isolate sHetFra1 chromosome 9, sHetFra1.hap1, whole genome shotgun sequence, the proteins below share one genomic window:
- the LOC137373325 gene encoding SERTA domain-containing protein 2-like: protein MVPRTIQKRMGKGERREEEDGKGESNERGWKGEEKGLEKCEQQRTMKGCMALAQDSNNFSTTDVKTTGLEFLGFSRSLFFNNGGGADIQGSDWSWVDLVGRGTWGVRQTAARDTSAAATVAGGGGVGRLVEKKKSRSQGEPNNKVTLAGGIGNGMRQCGGWGRSRRPVYEEQEGVKDGNLHHTSLPQELKVVIVKTALRRARNHSDRTCWLSITRQRFPAAVAATVCVFVINRFETSPSLCATIPSLCLPFNVLFDQVNMLGKGTKRKFPEEQIVDACLDSVGSNLSSPYNLQRQSLLNISLFKLQLCKMVVEPNLCRSVLIANTVRQIQEEMIQDCSWQGQTAFTGNDLYIGHTSSDSLIATDFLCNPTKELHVETSTASTSNTSTLGKSKVNCSSCENITCSSATASAKDTSTVKDLVEAHFENDLNMLESEEQQVDLKECPKPLDQVFGSFEIANYSSSLTDMTIDDLFADIDTSWHELDSVMSGLMTSPKTTPVIFELLNGLPSHTSTPINSTQNCKTDLNELDHIMEIIVGS, encoded by the exons atggtgcccagaactatccagaagaggatggggaagggggaaaggagagaggaagaggatggAAAAGGGGAGAGTAATGAAAGGGGATGGAAGGGGGAAGAGAAGGGGCTGGAGAAGTGCGAGCAACAAAGGACAATGAAGGGATGCATGGCACTGGCTCAAG attccaataacttttcCACAACAGATGTTAAGACTACAGGTCTAGAATTTCTTGGTTTCTCTCGATCACTTTTCTTCAATAATGGAG GTGGAGCTGACATA CAAGGTTCTGATTGGTCATGGGTTGATTTGGTGGGCAGAGGCACATGGGGTGTGCGGCAGACGGCAGCCCGTGACACAAGTGCAGCTGCAACAGttgctggtggtggtggggtggggcgaTTGGTGGAGAAAAAGAAGAGCAGAAGccaaggggagcccaacaacaaggttaccctggctggagggattgggaatggcatgcggcagtgcggggggtgggggag ATCACGAAGACCTGTATATGAGGAACAGGAGGGTGTCAAGGATGGAAACTTGCACCACACCAGTTTACCACAGGAGCTTAAAGTAGTCATAGTGAAGACTGCACTGAGGCGAGCCAG AAACCATAGTGATCGGACCTGCTGGCTGTCAATCACAAGACAGCGCTTTCCTGCGGCGGTGGCGGCTACTGTGTGTGTATTCGTAATTAACAGATTTGAAACTTCACCTTCCCTGTGTGCTACCATACCTTCTTTATGCCTGCCTTTTAATGTATTGTTTGATCAG GTCAACATGTTGGGAAAAGGCACAAAGCGTAAATTTCCTGAAGAACAAATTGTAGATGCCTGTCTTGATTCTGTTGGTAGCAATCTTAGTTCACCATATAACTTGCAACGTCAGTCACTTCTAAACATCTCATTGTTCAAACTTCAGCTCTGCAAGATGGTGGTGGAACCAAACCTTTGCCGCTCAGTGCTTATAGCCAACACCGTGCGACAGATTCAGGAGGAAATGATACAAGACTGCAGCTGGCAGGGACAAACAGCTTTCACAGGAAACGATCTGTACATAGGTCATACTTCCTCAGATAGTCTAATTGCCACAGATTTCTTATGTAATCCAACCAAAGAGCTACATGTAGAAACTTCCACTGCCTCCACCAGTAATACCAGCACTCTTGGTAAAAGCAAGGTAAACTGCTCATCTTGTGAGAATATTACTTGTTCTTCAGCTACTGCTTCTGCTAAAGACACCAGTACTGTAAAAGATCTGGTTGAAGCACATTTTGAAAATGATCTGAATATGTTGGAATCTGAGGAGCAGCAAGTGGATCTGAAGGAGTGTCCAAAGCCCTTGGATCAAGTATTCGGGAGTTTTGAGATTGCAAATTACTCCAGTTCTCTCACAGATATGACAATAGATGATCTGTTTGCTGATATTGACACTTCTTGGCATGAGCTTGACTCAGTGATGTCTGGGTTGATGACTAGTCCAAAAACAACACCAGTCATATTTGAATTACTAAACGGTTTGCCATCTCATACATCAACACCCATAAATTCTACCCAAAACTGCAAAACAGACTTAAATGAGCTTGATCACATCATGGAGATTATTGTTGGGTCCTAA